From Plectropomus leopardus isolate mb chromosome 4, YSFRI_Pleo_2.0, whole genome shotgun sequence, the proteins below share one genomic window:
- the ints12 gene encoding integrator complex subunit 12: protein MAGPVSLELDPIFLKGLSYLHSKSKDSAEKLKALLDESLSRGSDSSYRSLQKDIEVSKGSVSKLSLSKQDSKSSSSSSSSSSSSSSSKSSSEKSKKEADKRPTEKVRVDLGEVDPPKKPRLEKQENRSSPITVQTSKDLLPNINDYDETNADDFAMEMGLACVVCRQMTVTMGNQLVECQECHNLYHQDCHKPQVTDKEVNDPRLVWYCARCTRQMKRMAQKPPQKPSPVSASSAPVVKDTLVKKTELKAKPDTASTFQAFKRTEVKASTTSANPTGSSSTAGSGLTGWAAFGAKTNPSLPASSKLGSSASSGSHKTLTTPSGQKPVGLSGLAGAKSGLGSAKIPGSGNGNGSSQVPLKPPPPLTLGKQPLNRSGSSENQGKGSTPSGAGSPSGSQAGGGGNGGNNGGGNGNNGNGSKAAPGDKAPTSQESQLNAMKRLQLVKKKAAQKKLKK from the exons ATGGCTGGACCTGTCAGTCTGGAGCTGGATCCCATCTTCCTTAAGGGACTGAGTTACCTGCACTCCAAGAGTAAAGACTCAGCTGAGAAACTCAAAGCTTTACTAGACGAGTCCCTTTCAAGAGGAAGTGATTCATCATACCGTTCGTTGCAAAAA GATATTGAAGTGTCCAAGGGGTCTGTGTCAAAACTGAGCTTAAGTAAACAAGACTCCAAGTCCTCCTCAAGTTCCTcatcctccagcagcagcagtagcagtagtaaaTCCAGCTCagaaaagagcaagaaagaggCAGATAAGAGACCCACTGAGAAG GTCAGAGTTGATTTGGGTGAGGTGGACCCACCAAAAAAGCCTCGTTTGGAAAAACAAGAGAATCGCTCTTCTCCTATCACCGTTCAGACGAGTAAAGACCTTCTGCCAAATATTAACGACTACGATGAGACCAATGCTGATGACTTCGCCATGGAAATGGGCCTTGCTTGTGTGGTTTGCAG ACAAATGACAGTGACGATGGGAAACCAGCTGGTTGAGTGCCAGGAGTGCCATAATCTGTACCACCAGGACTGTCACAAGCCCCAGGTGACAGACAAAGAAGTGAATGATCCACGGCTTGTGTGGTACTGTGCCCGCTGCACCAGGCAAATGAAACGCATG GCCCAGAAACCTCCACAGAAGCCCTCCCCTGTCTCGGCATCATCAGCGCCTGTTGTAAAAGACACATTAGTGAAAAAGACGGAGCTTAAAGCCAAGCCCGACACAGCCAGCACCTTCCAGGCCTTCAAAAGAACAGAAGTAAAG GCATCCACAACATCAGCCAATCCCACCGGCAGCTCCTCCACCGCAGGCAGCGGTCTCACAGGCTGGGCTGCATTTGGCGCTAAGACAAACCCATCTCTTCCTGCCAGCTCCAAACTAGGTTCCTCAGCCTCAAGTGGGAGCCACAAGACCTTGACAACTCCATCTGGCCAGAAACCTGTCGGGCTGTCTGGGCTGGCAGGAGCCAAGTCGGGACTTGGTAGTGCAAAGATACCTGGAAGCGGAAACGGGAACGGCTCCAGCCAGGTGCCTCTAAAACCTCCTCCCCCCCTGACTCTGGGTAAGCAGCCACTGAACCGCTCAGGGAGCAGCGAAAACCAAGGGAAAGGGTCGACTCCATCAGGAGCTGGCTCCCCGAGTGGCTCCCAGGCAGGTGGAGGAGGGAACGGAGGCAATAATGGAGGAGGGAATGGGAACAATGGGAACGGGTCAAAAGCTGCACCAGGTGACAAAGCACCAACATCCCAAGAGTCCCAGCTTAACGCCATGAAACGGTTACAGCTGGTGAAGAagaaagcagcacagaagaaACTGAAGAAATGA
- the arhgef38 gene encoding rho guanine nucleotide exchange factor 38, with product MDPNEAKGGEKEKEKEKDKAIKRRNRPVFLRYLERRKTDTIVAEDTAKGDINLGTLVRRSQSDKTEYSAKLKEKMTPHDLSTPPSPALDPEEIRLRKMNRRAKVIQELVQTEKDYLTDLELCIREVVQPLRNLQVVDVDRMFTNMETVCEVSAALLHRLHAAMADPDPEAVVIGEIFIQAKAALEDVYKIYCYHHDDANMSLKSYEKEEEIKQHFTTCVLALKKIYDQEGKPNLLDMGSLIIKPVQRIMKYPLLLRELWHATPEDHPDYQPLQEAYTAARIINVNINEFKRRKDIVMKYKRLEDEGTLRGKLNKFNIHSIRKKGDRFAGYLKILTGVEPQVRDEVFDREEKLFRSLEKAVRQLVKNVQCYLQHTQEMVSVAVQNVQDMEDIIKDSNKTHTNGLSHKNGNDPYKHFKDSMERLVLAPLSSLQGMFTAPQKLIQKRYDKLLDYCSRLERSSSFSSSSSSSTTSSSPSLVSEDPPGPARRDYEAINALLVEELQRFNMAAYTILTNCVMYLVALLRGMMDKILIRAPSIQQLPAPLSNIAEVQNSIMDELNNLTFVKDNAQKLMERKVSFERQRDKKTAVPEVQHQTEEQRAWLLAEYPPSRLYQLKRKCNGCQEQDLSLLEGELVALLEDTDPLGSSSRWLVHTGGSQGYVYSTFLKQYNPLRDSQRAGQMAKEQQQQQPPAMVDEDFDDISLFVSGSGSSSLRSFNLNTTDSSSSLSGLQGEPESPEDLEDTLDTDSQQFYAVYAFQARCDQELTLQEHQHVRILKFCDLGGNKEWWLAEANGQRGYVPANYLGRMSYA from the exons ATGGATCCCAACGAGGCCAAAGGGGGTgagaaggagaaggaaaaggagaaggACAAAGCGATAAAGAGGAGAAACCGGCCTGTGTTCCTGCGTTACCtggagaggagaaagacagacaccATCGTGGCTGAGGACACGGCCAAAGGTGACATCAACCTGGGGACGCTGGTGAGGAGGAGTCAGTCTGACAAGACGGAGTACAGCGCCAAACTGAAAG AGAAAATGACACCACACGACTTGTCCACACCCCCCTCCCCAGCACTGGACCCAGAGGAGATCCGTTTGAGGAAGATGAACCGCAGGGCAAAGGTCATTCAAGAGCTTGTGCAGACTGAAAAGGACTACCTCACTGACCTGGAGCTATGCATCAGAGAAGTCGTCCAGCCTCTGCGAAATCTGCAG GTTGTGGATGTGGACAGGATGTTTACCAACATGGAGACAGTGTGTGAGGTTTCTGCAGCGCTCCTTCACAGACTGCATGCAGCCATGGCTGACCCTGACCCAGAGGCAGTTGTCATTG gAGAAATATTCATCCAGGCGAAGGCAGCTTTAGAAGATGTTTACAAGATTTACTGTTACCATCATGATGATGCCAACATGTCGCTCAAATCCTacgagaaagaggaagaaataaaGCAACATTTCACAACGTGTGTATTAGCCCTGAA GAAAATCTACGACCAAGA aGGGAAACCCAACTTGCTGGACATGGGTTCATTGATCATCAAACCGGTCCAGAGGATTATGAAGTACCCGCTGCTGCTCCGGGAGCTGTGGCATGCCACACCTGAAGACCACCCTGACTATCAGCCGCTGCAGGAGGCGTACACCGCCGCCAGGATTATCAATGTTAACATCAATGAGTTCAAGAGACGCAAGGATATAG TTATGAAGTATAAGAGGTTGGAAGATGAAGGCACGCTTAGGGGCAAACTTAACAAGTTCAACATCCACTCTATCCGGAAGAAAGGTGACAGGTTTGCTGGCTATCTCAAGATCCTCACTGGAGTAGAGCCACAG GTGAGAGATGAAGTAtttgacagagaggagaagctgTTCAGGAGTCTGGAGAAGGCTGTGAGACAGCTGGTCAAGAACGTTCAGTGTTACCTGCAGCACACTCAG GAGATGGTGTCTGTAGCTGTTCAGAACGTCCAAGACATGGAGGACATCATCAAGgattcaaacaaaacacacacaaatggctTGTCgcacaaaaatggaaatgaccCTTATAAGCACTTT AAAGACAGCATGGAGCGCCTGGTCCTCGCCCCGCTCTCCTCCCTGCAAGGCATGTTCACAGCCCCACAGAAGCTTATCCAGAAGCGTTATGACAAATTGCTGGATTACTGCAGCCGCCTGGAGCGttcctcttctttttcatcCTCATCCTCGTCATCCACcacttcttcctctccttcactGGTGTCAGAAGACCCGCCCGGTCCAGCCAGGAGGGACTATGAAGCCATTAATGCCTTGCTGGTGGAGGAGTTGCAGAGGTTCAACATGGCTGCCTACACTATCCTGACCAACTGTGTGATGTATCTGGTGGCCCTACTCAGAGGGATGATGGATAAAATACTCATTCGTGCCCCATCCATACAGCAGCTACCA GCTCCATTGTCAAACATTGCTGAAGTGCAGAACAGCATCATGGATGAGCTGAACAATCTGACTTTTGTCAAGGATAATGCACAGAAGTTAATGGAGCGAAAAGTCAGCTTCGAGAGACAACGAGACAAGAAAACAGCG GTGCCGGAGGTGCAGCATCAAACCGAGGAACAGCGTGCCTGGCTGCTGGCAGAATACCCACCGAGCCGTCTGTACCAGCTGAAGAGGAAGTGTAATGGCTGCCAGGAGCAGGACCTCAGCCTGCTGGAGGGGGAGCTGGTAGCTTTGCTGGAGGACACGGACCCATTAGGCAGCAGCAGCCGCTGGCTGGTTCACACCGgag GTTCACAGGGCTACGTCTACTCCACATTCCTGAAGCAGTACAATCCTCTGAGGGACTCCCAGCGCGCAGGCCAGATGGCCAaagagcagcaacagcagcagccgcCTGCCATGGTGGATGAAGACTTTGACGACATCAGCCTGTTTGTGTCaggcagtggcagcagcagcctgcGCAGCTTTAACCTCAACACCACTGACAGCAGCTCGTCCCTCTCTGGACTACAGGGGGAGCCAGAGAGCCCTGAGGACCTGGAGGACACACTGGACACCGACtctcagcag TTTTATGCCGTGTATGCATTTCAAGCGCGCTGTGACCAAGAGCTGACCTTGCAGGAGCACCAGCATGTCCGCATACTCAAGTTCTGTGACCTGGGAGGCAATAAGGAGTGGTGGTTAGCTGAAGCTAATGGACAGAGGGGATATGTTCCTGCCAACTATCTTGGCAGGATGTCCTATGCATAA